One genomic segment of Styela clava chromosome 3, kaStyClav1.hap1.2, whole genome shotgun sequence includes these proteins:
- the LOC144421017 gene encoding uncharacterized protein LOC144421017 isoform X2, whose amino-acid sequence MGFLFSKEMAQDRYTHQQEMKRLEKEYELRIKRSQKLTELEVRERLEREKQKMKNQHEIDMLEKKKQTIVDFVTACNKMGINPFGSQQFLDFARDMMSGKLAITNGTSNLRALKDQ is encoded by the exons ATGGGATTTCTGTTTTCCA AGGAAATGGCGCAAGATCGCTACACACACCAGCAAGAAATGAAGAGACTTGAAAAAGAATACGAATTAAGAATAAAACGAAGTCAAAAGTTGACAGAATTGGAAGTTAGGGAAAGATTGGAGAGGgagaaacaaaaaatgaaaaaccagCACGAAATTGATATGCTTGAAAAAAAGAAACAGACTATTGTTGACTTTGTCACAGCTTG CAATAAGATGGGAATCAATCCGTTCGGAAGTCAGCAATTTCTTGACTTTGCGCGCGATATGATGAGTGGAAAACTCGCAATCACCAATGGAACATCAAATCTTCGCGCTTTGAAAGATCAGTAG
- the LOC144421017 gene encoding uncharacterized protein LOC144421017 isoform X1, with protein MGFLFSKEMAQDRYTHQQEMKRLEKEYELRIKRSQKLTELEVRERLEREKQKMKNQHEIDMLEKKKQTIVDFVTACNKMGINPFGSQQFLDFARDMMSGKLAITNGTSNLRALKDQ; from the exons ATGGGATTTCTATTTTCCA AGGAAATGGCGCAAGATCGCTACACACACCAGCAAGAAATGAAGAGACTTGAAAAAGAATACGAATTAAGAATAAAACGAAGTCAAAAGTTGACAGAATTGGAAGTTAGGGAAAGATTGGAGAGGgagaaacaaaaaatgaaaaaccagCACGAAATTGATATGCTTGAAAAAAAGAAACAGACTATTGTTGACTTTGTCACAGCTTG CAATAAGATGGGAATCAATCCGTTCGGAAGTCAGCAATTTCTTGACTTTGCGCGCGATATGATGAGTGGAAAACTCGCAATCACCAATGGAACATCAAATCTTCGCGCTTTGAAAGATCAGTAG